One Eurosta solidaginis isolate ZX-2024a chromosome 5, ASM4086904v1, whole genome shotgun sequence DNA segment encodes these proteins:
- the vilya gene encoding RING finger protein vilya: MEPADFEIEAASSSAVNISKAAGLCWIHCNRCFEIYVLRRRRIVLLVCHHIICEKCVGTPPVNAPNRSNELICPLCKKMQCFRLLCNVMPAHFKELLNPEPWREPNERILNFQAKHRTHFKKGMYHQLFELDKIKKRCKLAEINSKKKYEKYERIRFERKRLEREVRIYKEQKTLQQRMRFETRQKNTHSDTIFNMNAFSEAKRMRTIDPIRAYTGSHNSQRTILNKSLSFGLV, translated from the exons atggaACCCGCAGATTTTGAAATTGAAGCGGCTAGTAGTAGTGCAGTTAATATCTCGAAAGCTGCTGGACTTTGTTGGATTCATTGCAATCGCTGCTTTGAAATATATGTACTTAGGCGCAGGCGAATAGTTTTGTTGGTTTGTCACCACATAATATGCGAAAAATGTGTAGGAACACCACCTGTTAATGCGCCAAATAGATCTAATGAGCTGATATGCCCACTATGCAAGAAAATGCAATGTTTTCGATTACTATGCAATGTAATGCCAGCTCATTTTAAAGAGCTTCTAAATCCTGAACCTTGGCGTGAGCCGAACGAACGCATTTTGAACTTTCAAGCAAAACATCGTACACATTTTAAAAAGGGAATGTATCATCAG CTTTTTGAATtggacaaaattaaaaaaaggtgtAAGTTGGCGGAGatcaattccaaaaaaaaatatgaaaaatatgaacGAATACGATTTGAACGTAAGCGATTGGAAAGGGAAGTACGCATATATAAAGAGcaaaaaacattacaacaaag AATGCGATTTGAAACAAGACAAAAAAATACTCATAGCGATACTATTTTCAATATGAATGCATTTTCTGAAGCCAAGCGTATGAGAACTATTGATCCTATTCGCGCATATACTGGCAGCCACAACAGTCAACGAACTATTTTAAATAAATCATTATCTTTTGGTTTAGTGTAa